From a single Herpetosiphon gulosus genomic region:
- a CDS encoding response regulator, whose protein sequence is MDPHHASEQPTVAQHASLARHEYAAEAVQPQSDRGGLLEQTQSILRQNLPLDMLYRQIVTAIAASFANSLISIYAAHTDILQLQCQHGFGHNPEQLSFQQGIVGRCARTKQAYLIAYVDQDPDFIRSHPHIQSSICIPLLAEQQLLGVLMIESIVDTLNQADAEILANVCQQLSKAIAQAALWRPNSLIDQHYRAMLDAMPDGIVVQQAGRIVYINAIGIELLGFENRHQLLGSDLAGLLEQTSNSIQKLFDQAITTNQALSHELQYDTTKTPEIPLRLTIIPITFAGNTAVQIVIRDHTAIQQREAAQQLANEREKRKSLGLLAGGIAHDFNNILMGIRGNVSLGLLDLIPTHPIYQQLQEIEKLAIRATELTQQIVAYTGGSLFVSSTVDLNEQLRELTTTLSEQAHPTTSITYELDDQLGLLKGDVNQIRQMILSIFKNSVEAIEHRYGAIQITSKLQTYTQAPHTATGLPKLAPGSYLTLSIRDNGVGMDARTQRLMFDPYFSTKFTGRGLGLAAVLGMVRAHHGSIAVWSQPQMGTEVTVLLPPHSILQPTPAAPNEDVHSVHNVVMLIDDEPAVRTVTERMLQRLGLTVQGFSDGESAIKVFREHAHEYQLVLLDLTMPQFNGIDTAHGLRAIRGDVPIVLMSGYSVDSMLDPLLNDGLAGFLQKPFTLSDLQRTVNSVSALKARN, encoded by the coding sequence ATGGACCCACACCACGCCAGCGAACAGCCCACCGTTGCCCAGCATGCTAGTCTTGCTCGCCATGAATATGCCGCCGAAGCTGTTCAGCCCCAGTCTGATCGTGGTGGCTTGCTCGAACAGACTCAATCAATTCTGCGCCAAAACTTGCCCTTAGATATGCTGTATCGCCAAATCGTTACGGCGATTGCTGCAAGTTTTGCCAATAGCTTAATTAGCATTTACGCTGCCCACACCGATATTTTGCAACTGCAATGCCAACATGGCTTTGGGCATAACCCCGAGCAACTGAGCTTTCAACAGGGCATTGTTGGGCGCTGCGCCCGCACCAAACAAGCCTATTTGATTGCCTATGTTGATCAAGACCCCGATTTTATTCGTAGCCATCCCCACATCCAATCCTCGATCTGCATTCCACTCTTGGCTGAGCAACAATTGCTGGGGGTATTGATGATCGAGAGTATTGTTGATACCTTGAATCAAGCTGATGCGGAAATTCTGGCGAATGTTTGCCAACAACTTAGCAAGGCAATTGCTCAAGCAGCGCTTTGGCGACCAAATAGCCTGATCGATCAACATTATCGGGCCATGCTCGATGCCATGCCTGATGGGATTGTGGTGCAACAGGCTGGCCGAATTGTCTATATTAATGCAATTGGGATTGAATTGTTGGGCTTTGAAAATCGCCATCAATTGCTTGGGAGCGATCTCGCAGGCTTGCTCGAACAAACATCGAATAGCATTCAAAAATTGTTTGATCAAGCGATTACCACCAACCAAGCGCTGAGCCATGAATTGCAATATGATACAACCAAAACGCCAGAAATCCCCCTAAGGTTGACCATTATTCCCATAACTTTTGCTGGTAATACAGCGGTACAGATAGTAATTCGCGATCATACGGCCATCCAACAACGTGAAGCTGCCCAACAACTTGCCAACGAACGCGAAAAACGCAAAAGTCTTGGCCTGCTCGCCGGAGGCATCGCCCACGATTTCAACAATATTTTGATGGGCATTCGTGGCAATGTTAGCCTTGGTTTGCTCGATCTCATTCCGACCCACCCAATTTATCAACAACTACAAGAGATCGAAAAGCTCGCAATTCGGGCAACCGAGCTAACCCAGCAGATTGTCGCCTATACCGGAGGCAGCCTTTTTGTCAGTAGTACGGTCGATCTGAATGAGCAATTGCGTGAGCTAACCACGACGCTTAGTGAGCAGGCCCATCCAACGACTAGCATAACCTATGAGCTTGACGACCAATTAGGGCTACTCAAAGGCGATGTTAATCAAATCCGCCAAATGATCTTGAGTATCTTCAAAAATAGTGTTGAGGCGATCGAGCATCGCTATGGAGCAATTCAGATTACCAGCAAGCTCCAAACCTACACCCAAGCTCCGCATACCGCTACTGGCTTACCCAAACTTGCGCCTGGCAGCTATCTTACCCTAAGTATTCGGGATAACGGTGTTGGTATGGATGCTCGCACCCAACGGCTGATGTTTGATCCCTATTTTAGTACCAAGTTTACGGGACGCGGCCTTGGTTTAGCCGCTGTTTTGGGTATGGTACGAGCGCATCATGGGTCAATTGCCGTGTGGAGCCAACCGCAAATGGGAACGGAGGTCACTGTGTTATTACCACCACATTCGATCTTGCAGCCAACCCCCGCAGCGCCGAACGAGGACGTTCATTCAGTGCATAATGTCGTTATGCTGATCGACGATGAACCAGCAGTTCGCACGGTTACTGAACGCATGCTGCAACGTTTAGGCCTAACTGTTCAAGGATTTAGTGATGGTGAGAGTGCGATCAAAGTCTTTCGTGAACATGCCCATGAATATCAATTGGTGTTGCTTGATTTGACCATGCCCCAATTTAATGGCATCGATACCGCCCATGGCTTGCGAGCCATTCGCGGCGATGTGCCAATCGTTTTGATGAGCGGCTATAGCGTCGATTCGATGCTCGACCCACTATTGAATGATGGTTTGGCGGGCTTCTTGCAAAAACCCTTTACGCTCAGCGATTTGCAACGCACAGTCAATAGTGTTTCGGCCTTGAAAGCACGTAATTAG
- a CDS encoding glycosyltransferase yields the protein MRILFLTPYPAYPANSGGTQRMFQLLRELSRQHELWCLSLSPSHIVSAAAQPLNRYCHLTLIPAPRRNLAQRTWTTLTSPLPDMVLRAPSEMFRSALASLLNTNRFDLVQAESIEMAQYALQAQRWGIPATLDQWNAEYVLQQRAAQTDRQQQKRWHAALYSAIQWRKLARYERLVCNQLDQIYVVSPEDRAMLQKIGVKKTLHVVPNGVDSQQFSPSMPREYDPNTLLFTGSLDFRPNIDALRWFIQEVLPLIRAERPETKLMIVGRAPTPAVLQLAQPGVIEIIPNVPSVQPYFNKAAVFVLPMRMGGGVRLKLLEALATETPLVSTTMGADGVTGLVPNQHCLLADTPAEFAQATLKLLRERQFAQGLAMAARRFVAANYDWQAITERLQQAWGEISHG from the coding sequence ATGCGAATTCTGTTTCTCACACCATACCCAGCCTATCCGGCCAACAGCGGCGGCACGCAACGCATGTTTCAATTGCTGCGTGAGCTAAGTCGCCAACATGAATTATGGTGTTTAAGCCTCTCGCCGAGCCATATTGTTAGCGCCGCTGCCCAACCACTCAATCGCTATTGCCATTTAACGTTAATTCCTGCACCGCGCCGTAATTTGGCCCAACGCACTTGGACAACCCTAACCTCGCCGCTGCCCGATATGGTCTTGCGTGCGCCTTCGGAGATGTTTCGTTCGGCCTTGGCCAGTTTGCTCAATACCAATCGTTTTGATTTGGTGCAAGCTGAAAGCATCGAGATGGCGCAGTATGCCTTGCAAGCGCAGCGTTGGGGTATTCCGGCAACGCTTGATCAATGGAATGCTGAATATGTGCTGCAACAGCGGGCCGCCCAAACCGACCGCCAACAGCAGAAACGTTGGCATGCCGCGCTCTATTCGGCGATTCAATGGCGCAAATTGGCTCGCTACGAGCGCTTAGTTTGTAATCAGCTTGATCAAATTTACGTGGTTTCGCCCGAAGATCGAGCCATGCTGCAAAAAATTGGGGTTAAAAAAACACTGCATGTTGTGCCAAATGGCGTTGATAGCCAGCAATTCAGCCCAAGCATGCCGCGTGAGTACGATCCAAATACGCTGCTTTTTACTGGCAGTTTGGATTTTCGCCCGAATATCGATGCCTTGCGCTGGTTTATTCAAGAAGTGTTGCCATTAATTCGGGCTGAACGACCTGAGACGAAGTTGATGATTGTTGGGCGTGCGCCAACTCCAGCGGTTTTGCAATTAGCCCAGCCTGGCGTGATTGAAATTATCCCGAATGTACCCAGCGTGCAGCCCTATTTCAATAAGGCAGCAGTGTTCGTCTTGCCCATGCGCATGGGCGGCGGCGTGCGGCTCAAATTACTCGAAGCTTTAGCCACCGAAACCCCGCTGGTCTCAACCACAATGGGCGCTGACGGGGTCACAGGTTTAGTGCCAAACCAACATTGTTTGCTGGCCGATACTCCCGCTGAATTTGCCCAAGCCACCCTCAAACTGCTGCGCGAACGCCAATTTGCTCAAGGCTTAGCGATGGCTGCTCGTCGTTTTGTGGCCGCCAACTATGATTGGCAGGCAATTACTGAGCGCTTGCAACAAGCGTGGGGCGAAATAAGTCATGGGTAA
- a CDS encoding inositol monophosphatase family protein, with amino-acid sequence MRSHAIAIAKAAGQILRDGLRNERQIQHKSAAIDLVTNIDLASEKLIVSQLREQFPDHRIVAEESGDDGRTAEYCWVIDPLDGTTNYAHGFPFFAVSIALLHNNQPTIGVVYDPWRDECFVGERGVGAWLNDQPLHVTNTDTVDAALLSTGFPYTIRSNPDNNIAEFTRIVVKAQAIRRGGAAALDICYVAAGRSEGHWELGLKPWDTAAAAVVLAEAGGKLSTWTGADWNPWIDRLVATNGAVHAELVELLQA; translated from the coding sequence ATGCGAAGTCATGCGATTGCCATTGCCAAAGCCGCAGGCCAAATTCTGCGCGATGGATTACGCAATGAGCGTCAGATTCAACATAAAAGTGCCGCGATCGATCTGGTTACCAATATCGATTTAGCTAGCGAAAAATTAATTGTCAGCCAACTACGCGAACAGTTTCCTGATCATCGAATTGTTGCCGAAGAATCGGGCGATGATGGTCGTACCGCTGAATATTGTTGGGTAATCGATCCGCTTGATGGCACGACCAATTATGCCCATGGATTCCCATTCTTCGCGGTTTCAATCGCCTTATTGCACAACAATCAGCCGACAATTGGCGTGGTCTATGATCCATGGCGCGATGAATGTTTTGTGGGCGAGCGCGGGGTTGGCGCTTGGCTCAACGATCAACCATTACATGTCACCAACACCGACACGGTTGATGCCGCCTTGCTCAGCACGGGCTTTCCCTACACAATTCGCAGCAATCCCGATAACAACATCGCTGAATTTACGCGGATTGTAGTCAAAGCCCAAGCAATTCGCCGTGGCGGAGCCGCCGCCTTGGATATTTGTTATGTGGCAGCTGGTCGTAGCGAAGGCCACTGGGAGTTAGGCCTCAAGCCTTGGGATACCGCTGCCGCCGCCGTGGTTTTGGCCGAGGCTGGTGGCAAACTCAGCACCTGGACTGGCGCAGATTGGAATCCATGGATTGATCGCTTGGTAGCAACTAACGGTGCTGTGCATGCTGAACTGGTCGAATTATTACAAGCCTAA
- a CDS encoding CAP domain-containing protein translates to MQVVQYWLRTKRRWFIVSALIFCLVGSVAGQEPQALAGGSMNYLPAVMFNADLDIHNRQSVVNFYQNYYLTSMAVDIGWTGNASTCTPGTTTQAFRDTVLARINYFRRMAGMGTVTFDTALNAKAQQAALMMSRNRTLNHYPPSNWLCYTAEGNEAAGKSNLAAGVTANGTGAIGLYMSDDNTPSVGHRRWLLYPPTLKMGTGDVKAQTGTLDANSLWVVGNTGPRPATRTEYIAWPPAGFVPFMNAYKRWSFSLPSANFANAVVTMQKSGQPQALTIVSRSGGIADNTIVWDVTGYVTWPAPASDITYTVNVSNVVQNGQTRSFSYQVTVIDPSR, encoded by the coding sequence ATGCAGGTTGTTCAGTATTGGCTACGGACTAAACGGCGCTGGTTCATTGTCAGTGCCCTGATTTTTTGTTTAGTTGGCTCAGTGGCAGGCCAAGAACCTCAGGCCTTGGCTGGCGGCAGCATGAATTATCTGCCAGCGGTTATGTTTAATGCCGATTTAGATATTCATAATCGCCAATCGGTAGTGAACTTTTATCAAAATTATTATCTCACCTCGATGGCGGTCGATATTGGTTGGACGGGCAACGCCAGCACATGCACGCCTGGCACAACCACCCAAGCGTTCCGCGATACGGTTTTAGCCCGAATTAATTATTTTCGGCGCATGGCTGGCATGGGCACAGTAACGTTTGATACAGCTTTGAATGCCAAGGCTCAGCAAGCGGCCTTGATGATGAGCCGCAACCGCACGCTCAATCATTATCCGCCCAGCAATTGGCTGTGTTATACCGCCGAAGGCAACGAGGCTGCTGGCAAATCAAATTTAGCGGCTGGAGTAACCGCCAATGGCACTGGCGCGATTGGCTTATATATGTCCGATGACAACACGCCCAGCGTTGGGCATCGACGTTGGTTGCTGTATCCGCCGACGCTCAAAATGGGCACAGGCGATGTCAAAGCCCAAACAGGCACGCTCGATGCTAATAGTTTGTGGGTGGTTGGCAATACTGGCCCACGCCCTGCCACCCGCACCGAATATATTGCTTGGCCACCAGCGGGCTTCGTGCCTTTTATGAATGCCTACAAACGTTGGTCGTTTAGTTTGCCCAGCGCCAATTTTGCCAATGCCGTAGTGACAATGCAAAAGAGTGGTCAGCCGCAAGCACTGACAATCGTCTCGCGCAGCGGCGGGATTGCCGATAATACCATTGTTTGGGATGTTACAGGCTATGTTACATGGCCAGCGCCTGCCAGCGATATCACCTATACTGTGAATGTGAGTAATGTGGTCCAGAATGGCCAAACCCGCTCGTTCAGCTATCAGGTCACCGTGATTGACCCAAGTCGTTAG
- a CDS encoding CAP domain-containing protein: MQVASTWRRSRWMSLVVTSLLVFSLVAPLAAQEPQAIAGGSMNYLPAVMSNPELDINNRQSVVNFYTNFYLPSEGVADGWTGSQASCNAGTTSQAYRDAILLRVNYFRKMAGMAAVTLNESYNSQAQQAALMMSRNNSLSHSPPTSWACYTAAGRTAAGKSNLYLGAVGPGAITGYMRDPGTGNGAVGHRRWILYPQNKSIGTGDVPSRSGYAGSNALYVITSDFGTARPATRTEYVPWPPEGFVPYQVVFGRWSFSLHNGNVTNATITMRQGSTNIPVTKETVTNGYGENTVVWIPQGYSNGSTWNQPSADTTYTITIGNVVVNSQTRSFTYNVTVINPNQ, encoded by the coding sequence ATGCAGGTGGCATCTACTTGGCGGCGCAGCCGCTGGATGAGTTTGGTTGTAACAAGTTTGCTGGTATTTAGTTTGGTGGCCCCACTTGCAGCCCAAGAACCCCAAGCTATTGCTGGCGGCAGCATGAATTATCTACCAGCCGTTATGTCAAACCCTGAGCTTGATATCAATAACCGCCAATCGGTGGTCAATTTCTATACCAATTTCTACTTACCAAGCGAAGGCGTGGCCGATGGCTGGACTGGCAGCCAAGCCAGTTGTAACGCTGGCACAACCAGCCAAGCCTATCGCGATGCAATTCTGTTGCGAGTTAATTATTTCCGTAAAATGGCGGGCATGGCCGCAGTAACCCTCAACGAGAGCTACAATAGCCAAGCCCAACAAGCAGCCTTGATGATGAGCCGCAACAATAGTCTCAGCCATAGCCCACCAACGTCATGGGCTTGCTACACCGCCGCAGGTAGAACCGCCGCTGGCAAATCGAATTTATACTTAGGAGCAGTTGGCCCAGGTGCAATCACTGGCTATATGCGCGATCCAGGCACAGGCAATGGGGCAGTTGGTCACCGCCGCTGGATTCTTTACCCGCAAAATAAATCGATTGGCACTGGCGATGTGCCCAGCCGCAGTGGCTATGCTGGCTCAAATGCCCTCTATGTGATTACCAGTGATTTTGGCACAGCCCGACCTGCCACCCGCACCGAATATGTACCTTGGCCGCCCGAAGGTTTTGTGCCCTATCAAGTCGTTTTTGGGCGTTGGTCATTCTCATTGCATAATGGCAATGTAACCAATGCAACTATTACCATGCGCCAAGGGAGCACCAATATTCCAGTTACCAAAGAAACTGTTACCAACGGCTATGGCGAAAATACAGTGGTTTGGATTCCGCAGGGCTATAGCAATGGTTCAACCTGGAATCAACCCAGCGCCGATACCACCTACACCATCACGATTGGCAATGTTGTGGTCAATTCGCAAACCCGCTCCTTCACCTATAATGTAACTGTGATTAATCCAAACCAATAG
- a CDS encoding glycosyltransferase family 4 protein encodes MAPKIAFIRKGRWPLANVRTAEALRAQFPEYELREIDLIPIIRRKPALVALNGWWTLRQYAGDLAMRRRGPKDAFLITSYIFHAVKHLVADLLRDDEYLFSFQMQSLFDVSVPNIPNFVYTDHTLLANRQYPGFNPSSLYHPEWMKLEPSIYQNAKLVFTRSNHVSRSLIEDYHCDPAKVRCVYAGSNAPVISEAPDPARYASQNIVYVGIDWERKGGPELLQAFAQVRAVYPNATLTIIGATPQTNQPGVEVIGRIPVEQLPQYYQRAAVFCMPTKLEPFGIVTIEAMNYWLPVVSTNLGAMPDFIEHDRNGYLVEPGTVDQLATALIKLVGDPERCRRFGARSVEIAARYRWEAVGSAMREAIQSCI; translated from the coding sequence GTGGCTCCCAAAATTGCTTTTATTCGTAAGGGGCGCTGGCCATTGGCGAATGTGCGAACCGCCGAAGCGCTACGTGCCCAATTTCCCGAATATGAACTACGCGAGATCGATTTAATTCCCATCATTCGACGCAAGCCTGCACTGGTTGCATTAAATGGCTGGTGGACATTACGTCAATATGCTGGCGACTTGGCGATGCGGCGGCGCGGCCCCAAAGATGCCTTTTTGATTACCAGCTATATTTTCCATGCTGTCAAGCATTTAGTAGCCGATTTGCTGCGCGATGACGAGTATTTGTTCAGCTTTCAGATGCAATCGTTGTTTGATGTCAGCGTGCCAAACATTCCTAATTTTGTGTATACCGACCATACCTTGTTGGCAAACCGTCAATATCCAGGCTTTAATCCAAGCTCGCTCTATCACCCTGAATGGATGAAGTTAGAGCCAAGCATTTATCAAAATGCCAAATTAGTCTTTACACGTTCAAATCATGTTTCGCGCTCATTGATCGAAGATTACCATTGTGATCCGGCCAAAGTGCGCTGTGTTTATGCTGGCAGCAATGCTCCGGTCATCAGCGAAGCGCCTGATCCAGCGCGTTATGCCAGCCAAAATATTGTCTATGTTGGGATAGATTGGGAGCGCAAAGGCGGCCCTGAATTGCTACAAGCCTTCGCCCAAGTGCGGGCAGTTTATCCCAATGCCACTTTGACGATCATCGGAGCAACGCCGCAAACCAACCAACCTGGGGTTGAGGTCATCGGGCGGATTCCGGTTGAACAATTGCCGCAATATTATCAACGAGCAGCCGTCTTTTGCATGCCCACCAAACTTGAGCCATTTGGCATCGTTACGATTGAGGCCATGAATTATTGGCTGCCTGTGGTTTCGACCAACCTTGGAGCCATGCCCGACTTTATCGAGCATGATCGTAACGGCTATTTGGTCGAGCCAGGCACAGTTGATCAGCTAGCAACTGCTTTGATCAAATTGGTCGGTGATCCTGAGCGCTGTCGGCGATTTGGGGCACGCAGTGTCGAAATTGCGGCACGTTATCGCTGGGAAGCGGTTGGATCAGCCATGCGCGAGGCGATTCAAAGTTGTATCTAA